One stretch of Leucoraja erinacea ecotype New England unplaced genomic scaffold, Leri_hhj_1 Leri_620S, whole genome shotgun sequence DNA includes these proteins:
- the LOC129694323 gene encoding probable G-protein coupled receptor 139: MTDLVFLLVQDVFYHSLALVGVTANLITIVILCRGSCGLAGCTVRYLVSMAGADLLVIIFCVVLNHLASLYFPYSLLLHYRVCAVNSIANAAAVDSSVWLTVAFTFDRFVAICCPRLKPHYCTKRAALVAIAAVCAVSYLRNIPRYFTYEPVRGRAPYPVCRLRNLCTTTPWAVYLWAGTVLTPMIPYVTILLLNALTVRHILVASRARKGLRGAGAGAGGKSADPEMENRRRSIVLLFAISGSFVMLWMTKVVMFVMEEMLMDMTSLVTVTQAGTMLMYLNSCSNTCIYALTQAKFREQVKLTITHPFHWLLTFITN, translated from the exons ATGACAGACCTGGTGTTCCTGTTGGTCCAAGATGTGTTCTACCATTCACTGGCACTTGTCGGGGTGACGG CGAATCTCATCACCATCGTGATCCTGTGCCGAGGGAGCTGCGGTCTCGCCGGCTGCACGGTCCGGTACCTGGTGTCTATGGCCGGGGCGGACCTGCTGGTCATCATCTTCTGCGTGGTCCTCAACCACCTGGCCTCGCTCTACTTCCCCTACTCCTTACTCTTGCACTACCGCGTCTGTGCCGTCAACAGCATCGCGAACGCGGCGGCCGTGGACTCGTCCGTCTGGCTCACCGTGGCTTTCACCTTCGACCGCTTCGTCGCCATTTGCTGCCCGCGTCTCAAGCCCCACTACTGCACTAAGCGGGCGGCTTTGGTGGCGATCGCCGCGGTGTGCGCCGTCAGCTACCTACGAAATATCCCCCGCTACTTCACCTACGAGCCGGTTCGCGGACGCGCCCCCTACCCGGTGTGTCGGCTCCGCAATCTCTGCACCACCACACCCTGGGCCGTCTACCTGTGGGCCGGGACGGTGTTGACGCCCATGATCCCTTACGTGACCATCCTTCTGCTCAACGCCCTGACCGTCCGTCACATCTTAGTGGCGAGCCGGGCCCGCAAGGGCTTGCGCGGCGCCGGCGCCGGAGCAGGAGGCAAATCAGCGGACCCCGAGATGGAGAACAGGAGGAGGTCCATCGTTCTTCTCTTCGCCATCTCGGGCAGCTTCGTAATGCTGTGGATGACCAAGGTGGTCATGTTTGTGATGGAGGAGATGCTGATGGACATGACTTCGCTGGTCACGGTCACCCAGGCCGGGACCATGCTGATGTATCTCAACTCTTGCAGTAACACCTGTATCTACGCCCTGACCCAGGCCAAGTTCAGGGAACAGGTGAAACTCACCATCACCCACCCGTTCCATTGGCTGCTCACGTTCATCACAAACTga